ACAAGGGTATGATGAAGCAAACAACAAAACAACAAGAAGCCCCTTAGGGGTTAATCAGGAGATAAAAATCATATGAAACTCGGTAAGATATTCATCATCGTGCTGGCTCTGCACGTTGTGGTGATCGGTGGCATCCTTGGATACCACTTCCTCAAGAGTAAAAACAAAGGAGTATCTGCGGATATGGCGACACAAAACGTCATTGAATCGGCTCCTTCATCCATCAATAATAAAGTAGTGGCCGACATGGACAGTGCTTCCACGGCTATTCCTACCACCGACGCCTATGCGACGGAGATTATTACGGAACCGGCCTCTGTGGCGCAGTCCACTCCACCGTCCCAGACTACCCCTGTGGCCAAAGCTCCTGTAACTGCAACCCATCCAGTAGCGGTAGTCGTTCCAGAAACAGCTCCGGCTGTGGCGACTGCACAGCCTGTTCCTTCTGTGGCCCCTGAAGTTGTAGAATCTGTGACGCCCACGGCATCCGTGCCTGAAGTCATTGCCGAGTCTCAACATGTCGATGTGGCTACCAGTGTTGTGACTTATAAGGTTCAAAAAGGTGACACGCTGATTAAAATCGCCAAGAAAAATAATGTCTCCGTGTCCAGCCTGAAGACTGCTAATAAACTTTCGGGCGATAATCTCAAGATTGGGCAAGCTTTGACAATCCCCGGGAAAATGACAGAGGTTATTACAGAGCAAGTTGCTGTGGTGGCATCTAATCCTGCGACCGGCACGGTCATCGAAAAGAGTGCAGAGATTAAGGAAACCATTGTCACGGAAAATGTCAGTCATACGGTTAAAAAAGGGGATACACTCTATCGCATCTCCAAACTTCAGAATGTTTCCGTGGATGCAATCAAGTCAGCGAATAAGCTGACCGGTGAAAACCTCAAAGTAGGTCAAAAGCTTGTGATCCCGGGTAAAACAAAGACAGTCACTAAAGCCCCTGCCCTCCAGACGGCCAAAGTGTCGGCACAGACCACTTCAACAGGAAATATGAATGTTTATGTCGTACAAAAAGGTGACAGCATTTATGGAATAGCCAAAAAACACAATGTACCCGTCCAAGAACTTGTTTCTGCTAACAATATCAAAGACGTGACAAAAATCAGTGTCGGGCAAAAACTATCCATCCCTGCGAAAGAAAGTACGACAGCAGCCCCTAAAGTCGTGGCTCCGGCAGTCATTCCCGCAGGTGCGACAGCCGTTCCCTCAACCCCTGTTAATGGTGTCGCCGCGATGGCTACAGCGAAGGTTGATGAAGCTGTCAAGACTGTGGTGCCTGTCCAAAATACGGAAAGTGCCTCGTCACCCGCTGCAACAGTGCCTGCGAGCCA
The Verrucomicrobiota bacterium DNA segment above includes these coding regions:
- a CDS encoding LysM peptidoglycan-binding domain-containing protein, translating into MKLGKIFIIVLALHVVVIGGILGYHFLKSKNKGVSADMATQNVIESAPSSINNKVVADMDSASTAIPTTDAYATEIITEPASVAQSTPPSQTTPVAKAPVTATHPVAVVVPETAPAVATAQPVPSVAPEVVESVTPTASVPEVIAESQHVDVATSVVTYKVQKGDTLIKIAKKNNVSVSSLKTANKLSGDNLKIGQALTIPGKMTEVITEQVAVVASNPATGTVIEKSAEIKETIVTENVSHTVKKGDTLYRISKLQNVSVDAIKSANKLTGENLKVGQKLVIPGKTKTVTKAPALQTAKVSAQTTSTGNMNVYVVQKGDSIYGIAKKHNVPVQELVSANNIKDVTKISVGQKLSIPAKESTTAAPKVVAPAVIPAGATAVPSTPVNGVAAMATAKVDEAVKTVVPVQNTESASSPAATVPASQMQMANSEKLD